In one Mycobacterium sp. NBC_00419 genomic region, the following are encoded:
- the ffh gene encoding signal recognition particle protein: MFESLSDRLTGALSGLRGKGRLTDADIDATTREIRLALLEADVSLPVVREFVNRIKERAKGAEVSAALNPAQQVVKIVNDELIGILGGESRQLAFAKNPPTVIMLAGLQGAGKTTLAGKLAKWLKGQGHTPLLVACDLQRPGAVSQLKIVGERAGVSVFAPHPGTAEGSHDAPPGDPVAVAAAGLAEAKAKHFDVVVVDTAGRLGIDEELMAQAAAIRDATNPDETLFVLDAMIGQDAVATAEAFGAGVGFTGVVLTKLDGDARGGAALSVREVTGVPILFASTGEKLDDFEVFHPDRMAGRILGMGDVLSLIEQAEQVFDQQKAEEAAAKIGSGELTLEDFLEQMLAIRKMGPIGNLLGMLPGAGQMKDALAAVDDRQLDRLQAIIRGMTPQERADPKIINASRRLRIANGSGVTVSEVNQLVDRFFEARKMMSQMAGAMGMPFGRRSSKKNAKNNKKGKKGGRGPTPPKARNPLLAGGLPGGFPDLSGMPEGLNELPHGLADFDLSKLKFPGKP; the protein is encoded by the coding sequence GTGTTTGAATCCCTGTCCGACCGGTTGACCGGTGCGCTCTCAGGCCTGCGCGGCAAAGGCCGGCTGACCGACGCCGACATCGACGCCACCACCCGCGAGATCCGCCTGGCCCTGCTCGAGGCGGACGTCTCGCTGCCGGTGGTCCGCGAGTTCGTCAACCGCATCAAGGAGCGGGCCAAGGGCGCGGAGGTCTCCGCCGCGCTCAACCCGGCCCAGCAGGTCGTCAAGATCGTCAACGACGAGCTCATCGGCATCCTCGGCGGTGAGAGCCGTCAGCTGGCGTTCGCCAAGAACCCGCCGACGGTCATCATGCTGGCCGGCCTGCAGGGCGCCGGTAAGACCACACTGGCCGGCAAGCTGGCCAAGTGGCTCAAGGGCCAGGGTCACACCCCGCTGCTGGTGGCGTGTGACCTGCAACGTCCCGGCGCGGTCAGTCAGCTCAAGATCGTCGGCGAGCGGGCCGGGGTCAGCGTGTTCGCCCCGCACCCGGGCACCGCAGAGGGGTCCCATGACGCCCCGCCGGGAGACCCGGTCGCCGTGGCGGCCGCCGGCCTCGCCGAGGCGAAAGCCAAGCACTTCGACGTCGTCGTCGTCGACACCGCAGGCCGGCTGGGTATCGACGAAGAGCTGATGGCCCAGGCCGCCGCGATCCGCGACGCGACCAACCCCGACGAGACGCTGTTCGTCCTCGACGCGATGATCGGCCAGGACGCGGTGGCCACCGCCGAGGCCTTCGGCGCCGGGGTCGGGTTCACCGGCGTGGTGCTGACCAAGCTCGACGGCGACGCCCGCGGTGGTGCGGCGCTGTCGGTCCGCGAGGTCACCGGCGTGCCGATCCTGTTCGCGTCCACCGGCGAGAAGCTCGACGACTTCGAGGTCTTCCACCCCGACCGGATGGCCGGGCGCATCCTGGGCATGGGCGATGTGCTGAGCCTCATCGAGCAGGCCGAGCAGGTTTTCGACCAGCAGAAGGCCGAGGAGGCCGCCGCCAAGATCGGCTCCGGCGAGCTGACGCTGGAGGACTTCCTCGAGCAGATGCTGGCCATCCGGAAGATGGGTCCGATCGGCAACCTGCTGGGCATGCTGCCCGGAGCGGGCCAGATGAAGGACGCCCTGGCCGCGGTGGACGACAGGCAGCTCGACCGGCTGCAGGCGATCATCCGCGGCATGACTCCGCAGGAGCGGGCCGACCCGAAGATCATCAACGCCTCGCGGCGGCTGCGCATCGCCAACGGCTCGGGGGTGACCGTCTCTGAGGTCAACCAGCTCGTTGACCGGTTCTTCGAAGCCCGAAAGATGATGTCGCAGATGGCCGGCGCGATGGGCATGCCCTTCGGTCGCCGTTCGTCGAAGAAGAACGCCAAGAACAACAAGAAGGGCAAGAAGGGCGGGCGTGGCCCGACGCCGCCGAAGGCCCGTAACCCGTTGCTTGCCGGTGGACTGCCGGGCGGGTTCCCGGACCTTTCCGGCATGCCCGAGGGGCTCAACGAGTTGCCGCACGGTCTGGCCGATTTCGACCTGTCCAAGCTGAAGTTCCCCGGTAAGCCGTAA
- a CDS encoding HAD family hydrolase: MSELPSAVSGIVFDCDGLLLDTESCWARAEAALLARYGRPFGERERTLLLGRTVEDICDAIAALIGQPAHGTRLRDPLIELVEAELGDRVAQMAGAGELLGALSQRFPLAIASNSNRAILDMILDSGGIAGHFAVTVAADEVADPKPHPELYLTAFARLGAAAAEGVAFEDSATGVAAARAAGAYVVAVPSDSAADLDGDFITDSLRDPRLHGWARTVASLVG, from the coding sequence GTGAGCGAGCTGCCGTCAGCGGTGAGTGGAATCGTGTTCGACTGCGACGGCCTGCTGCTGGATACCGAGAGCTGCTGGGCGCGTGCCGAGGCGGCACTGCTGGCCCGCTACGGCCGGCCTTTCGGTGAGCGTGAGCGCACCCTGCTGCTGGGCCGCACCGTCGAGGACATCTGTGACGCCATCGCCGCGCTGATCGGTCAGCCGGCCCACGGTACCCGGTTGCGTGACCCGTTGATCGAGCTCGTCGAAGCCGAGCTCGGCGACCGTGTGGCACAGATGGCGGGGGCGGGTGAACTTCTGGGTGCCCTTTCGCAGCGGTTTCCTCTCGCCATCGCCTCCAACAGCAATCGCGCGATCCTCGACATGATTCTCGACTCAGGCGGAATCGCCGGCCATTTCGCGGTGACCGTCGCGGCCGACGAGGTGGCCGACCCCAAGCCGCACCCTGAGCTGTATCTGACCGCCTTCGCCCGGCTCGGTGCGGCGGCCGCCGAAGGCGTCGCATTCGAGGACTCGGCCACCGGCGTTGCGGCGGCCCGTGCCGCGGGTGCCTACGTGGTAGCCGTGCCGTCGGACAGCGCGGCCGACCTCGACGGGGATTTCATCACCGACTCACTGCGTGATCCGCGGCTGCACGGCTGGGCGCGCACCGTCGCGAGCCTCGTCGGCTGA